In Alkalihalobacillus sp. TS-13, the following are encoded in one genomic region:
- the namA gene encoding NADPH dehydrogenase NamA yields MSTKLFEPITFQNMTLKNRIVMSPMCMYSCDEQDGKVTNWHTTHYTSRAVGQVGLIIVEASAVHPQGRISMEDLGIWNDEQVKGLSKLVDLVHEQDSKIGIQLAHAGRKAIVEGPIYSSSPVPYKEGMGVPLEMTVDQIKQTVEDFRQAARRSRESGFDVIEIHGAHGYLINQFLSPLINQRTDQYGGTKEKRFRILREIITAVKSEWVGPIFVRISANDYNTSGYTVEDYIDYAKWMKDLGVDLIDCSSGGVVPAKINPYPGYQVQYAEKLREEASIATGAVGMITSPLHAEEILQNGRADLVFLARELLRDPYWSRRAAQELNVEMQPPKQYERGW; encoded by the coding sequence ATGAGTACGAAACTATTTGAACCGATTACTTTTCAAAATATGACTTTGAAGAACCGGATTGTCATGTCCCCGATGTGCATGTATTCATGTGATGAACAGGATGGAAAAGTGACAAACTGGCATACGACACACTATACAAGCCGAGCAGTCGGACAAGTCGGATTAATCATTGTCGAGGCGTCTGCTGTTCATCCACAGGGACGGATTTCCATGGAGGATCTTGGTATCTGGAACGATGAACAAGTCAAAGGTTTATCCAAGCTGGTGGATCTTGTACATGAACAGGATTCAAAAATTGGAATCCAACTCGCTCATGCCGGCCGAAAAGCGATTGTCGAAGGACCGATCTACTCTTCCTCACCAGTCCCTTATAAAGAGGGGATGGGAGTACCACTGGAAATGACAGTTGATCAAATCAAGCAGACAGTCGAAGATTTCCGCCAGGCTGCAAGACGAAGCCGAGAATCTGGATTTGATGTCATTGAAATCCATGGAGCACATGGATACTTGATCAATCAGTTCTTATCCCCATTGATCAATCAACGGACTGATCAATACGGGGGAACTAAAGAGAAACGGTTCCGCATCCTTCGTGAGATCATCACTGCAGTGAAATCAGAATGGGTCGGTCCGATCTTCGTACGGATCTCAGCAAATGATTACAACACTTCTGGCTATACTGTGGAGGATTACATAGACTATGCCAAATGGATGAAAGATCTGGGTGTCGATCTCATCGATTGCAGTTCTGGAGGGGTTGTCCCTGCTAAGATCAATCCATACCCAGGATATCAAGTGCAATATGCTGAAAAGCTTCGAGAAGAAGCTTCAATTGCTACAGGTGCTGTTGGTATGATCACCTCTCCTCTACATGCTGAAGAAATCCTGCAGAACGGACGTGCCGATTTGGTATTTTTAGCCCGTGAACTGTTACGCGACCCGTACTGGTCAAGAAGAGCTGCCCAAGAGCTGAATGTGGAAATGCAACCGCCGAAACAATATGAAAGAGGGTGGTAA
- a CDS encoding glycerophosphodiester phosphodiesterase: protein MTYIFAHRGASKYAPENTMSAFKKALEMKADGIELDVQLTKDKIPVIIHDETVKRTTDGKGFVSEFTYNQLQNLDAGKWFSKQFNGERIPTLEEFLIWMKQTKLLLNIELKNTIIPYYGMEKIVYELVDRHTMKDRVIYSSFNHYSLQELKQIDSTVEIGPLYSSGLYEPWNYVKSLSTDCVHPHWRTLHPAILKGFRDHDIKVRVYTVNDPKKIKWLCDQKVEAIITDVPDTARAVADGSLLVKPSVIGNVFHKINPKSYF from the coding sequence TTGACATATATATTTGCACATCGAGGAGCAAGTAAATATGCCCCTGAAAACACGATGTCCGCTTTTAAAAAGGCTTTAGAAATGAAAGCAGATGGTATCGAGCTTGATGTACAGCTAACGAAAGATAAAATACCTGTCATCATTCATGATGAAACAGTTAAACGTACGACTGACGGAAAAGGATTCGTCAGCGAGTTCACATATAATCAATTGCAAAACCTTGATGCAGGAAAATGGTTTTCGAAACAATTTAATGGCGAACGTATCCCGACATTGGAAGAGTTCCTCATCTGGATGAAACAGACAAAGTTGTTATTGAATATTGAATTAAAAAATACAATAATCCCCTATTATGGTATGGAAAAAATCGTTTATGAGCTAGTGGATCGACACACAATGAAAGATCGTGTCATTTATTCCTCGTTCAATCACTATAGCTTACAGGAATTGAAACAAATCGATTCAACTGTAGAGATTGGACCACTCTATTCCTCAGGTCTTTATGAACCCTGGAATTATGTGAAGAGTTTATCTACTGATTGTGTCCATCCACATTGGCGGACCTTACATCCTGCTATTCTGAAAGGGTTCAGGGATCATGATATAAAAGTCAGAGTTTACACTGTAAACGATCCTAAAAAAATTAAATGGCTATGTGATCAAAAGGTCGAAGCAATCATTACCGATGTGCCAGATACCGCCAGAGCAGTTGCTGACGGATCCTTGCTCGTCAAACCATCCGTCATCGGCAATGTCTTTCATAAAATTAATCCGAAAAGTTATTTTTGA
- the proC gene encoding pyrroline-5-carboxylate reductase codes for MRTINRITFVGAGSMAESIIKGLVSRKMIPSSNIMVTNRTDEERLEYLEDKYGIHISHDDERILTETDLIILAMKPKDAQSGLERIRPYVKDSHIITSVMAGITTEFIESVLECDCPVIRTMPNTSAEIGNSTTTLCIGKNTTLEQSQIVEELFKAIGSVTVVQEQYMDATTALAGSGPAYLYYIAEAMKQAAINLELDEDKARELIAETMIGAGQMMKASSTDLNQLRINITSPGGTTEAGLHALMERDVEGAFKHCILDSAKRSKELQKHFSTIQKNPAKR; via the coding sequence ATGAGAACAATCAATCGAATCACCTTCGTCGGCGCAGGGTCGATGGCAGAATCAATCATAAAAGGCCTGGTTTCAAGAAAAATGATTCCCTCTTCGAATATCATGGTCACCAACCGTACAGATGAGGAGCGGCTGGAGTACCTTGAAGATAAATACGGGATCCATATCTCCCACGATGATGAACGTATTTTGACGGAAACGGATCTGATCATCCTGGCGATGAAACCGAAAGATGCTCAATCCGGTCTTGAACGAATCCGTCCTTATGTGAAAGACTCCCATATTATCACTTCTGTCATGGCCGGTATCACCACAGAATTTATTGAGAGCGTCCTAGAATGTGATTGCCCAGTCATCCGGACGATGCCGAATACCTCAGCCGAAATCGGTAATTCTACGACGACCTTATGTATCGGAAAAAATACAACCCTGGAGCAAAGCCAGATAGTGGAAGAGCTTTTCAAGGCGATCGGTTCTGTAACCGTGGTCCAAGAGCAATATATGGATGCAACTACAGCACTTGCTGGCAGTGGGCCAGCCTATCTTTACTATATCGCAGAAGCCATGAAACAAGCAGCCATAAACCTTGAGTTGGATGAAGATAAAGCCAGGGAATTGATTGCTGAGACAATGATCGGTGCAGGACAAATGATGAAAGCATCCAGCACCGACCTGAATCAGCTCAGAATAAATATTACAAGCCCAGGTGGTACAACCGAAGCAGGATTGCATGCCTTGATGGAACGGGATGTCGAGGGTGCCTTTAAACACTGTATTCTTGATTCCGCAAAACGCTCCAAAGAACTGCAGAAGCATTTTTCAACAATACAAAAAAATCCTGCTAAACGATAG
- a CDS encoding M20/M25/M40 family metallo-hydrolase: MKKWQDKESLKELLCHLVEFPSITGSDAEIAISEFIHMRLNDLQYFKDHPLDLQIHPTSDGRKFVTGLIRKGNSSETVILISHFDVVDVEDYGEFKNLAFRPKELTAEYMTIKNDLPEAVQDDLKSGEWLFGRGSMDMKAGLALQMSMMEKASLGEFDGNILLLTVPDEEANSTGMMEAVEVLLEMSQTHDLHYKACLNSEPVFTRYPGDTNQYVYTGSIGKLLPGFLCYGMETHVGEPFSGINANYMVSELTRELELNTDFCEVIEGEVTPPPTNLMQKDLKEEYSVQIPHVAVTLFNMMTMERSINEINKDLLAIANRVAGRIEKQLNERAVSFNQWESFDPIDSKISVFTYQELLEKAIEQYGEAEIVRRQAYIAGSYRLIGDRDLSTRIVFDLASLCKEEGPMIVLFYSPPFYPAVSSRENPFIKQVVGEMIEYAKNQHNVVLKNQHYFAGLSDLSFTSLSQPVEGLIPLFRNMPLYQNGYHFPLDELQQLKIPVMNLGPLGRDPHRWTERLNIDYSFGVFHDMLGTAIHKLLK; this comes from the coding sequence ATGAAGAAATGGCAGGATAAAGAAAGTTTGAAGGAATTGCTTTGTCATTTAGTTGAGTTTCCAAGTATTACTGGGTCCGATGCGGAAATTGCGATCAGTGAATTCATCCATATGAGGCTCAATGATCTTCAATATTTCAAGGATCATCCATTGGATTTACAGATTCATCCTACTAGTGATGGGCGTAAATTCGTCACAGGATTGATAAGAAAGGGGAACAGTTCGGAGACGGTGATTCTCATCAGTCATTTCGATGTCGTCGATGTAGAAGATTACGGGGAATTCAAAAACCTTGCTTTTCGTCCAAAAGAACTGACAGCCGAATATATGACGATCAAAAATGACCTGCCGGAAGCTGTCCAGGATGATTTGAAAAGCGGCGAATGGCTTTTTGGCAGAGGGTCAATGGATATGAAGGCAGGCTTAGCGCTTCAGATGTCGATGATGGAAAAAGCGAGTCTGGGAGAATTTGATGGGAATATCCTATTGTTGACAGTCCCTGATGAGGAAGCAAACTCCACAGGTATGATGGAAGCGGTAGAAGTCCTTCTTGAGATGTCCCAGACACACGATTTACATTATAAAGCCTGCTTGAATTCAGAGCCTGTTTTTACCCGTTACCCAGGAGATACGAACCAATATGTGTATACAGGTTCGATCGGAAAGCTATTGCCAGGTTTCTTGTGCTACGGCATGGAGACACATGTCGGAGAACCTTTTTCCGGGATCAACGCGAATTACATGGTTTCCGAATTGACAAGGGAGCTGGAACTTAACACCGATTTTTGTGAAGTGATTGAAGGGGAAGTTACACCGCCACCAACCAATTTGATGCAAAAGGATTTGAAAGAGGAGTATTCTGTACAGATCCCCCATGTTGCGGTGACGCTTTTCAATATGATGACGATGGAACGCTCTATAAATGAAATCAATAAGGATTTGTTGGCGATTGCGAACAGGGTAGCAGGGCGTATTGAAAAACAGTTAAATGAGAGAGCCGTTTCCTTCAACCAGTGGGAATCGTTCGATCCGATTGATAGTAAAATTTCAGTCTTTACGTATCAGGAGTTGCTGGAAAAAGCGATTGAACAATACGGAGAAGCTGAGATCGTCCGACGGCAGGCGTATATCGCTGGTAGTTATAGGTTGATAGGCGACCGTGACCTTTCTACCCGCATCGTGTTCGATCTGGCTTCACTCTGTAAAGAAGAGGGACCGATGATCGTCTTGTTCTACAGTCCTCCGTTCTATCCGGCTGTCTCGTCACGTGAGAATCCTTTTATCAAACAAGTGGTAGGAGAGATGATCGAATATGCAAAAAACCAACACAATGTCGTACTGAAAAATCAGCATTATTTTGCTGGGTTATCCGATTTGAGTTTTACGAGCCTCTCGCAGCCAGTCGAAGGACTTATTCCTTTATTCAGAAATATGCCGCTCTATCAGAACGGTTATCATTTTCCGCTGGATGAACTACAGCAGCTTAAGATCCCCGTCATGAACCTGGGACCATTAGGACGGGATCCTCATCGTTGGACGGAACGTTTGAATATCGACTATTCGTTCGGAGTTTTCCACGATATGCTCGGTACAGCGATCCATAAACTGTTGAAATAA